A genomic region of Micromonospora sp. NBC_01796 contains the following coding sequences:
- a CDS encoding ABC transporter permease produces MTLTSQTQPTDTPTSAPAPTRPATSFWQAVGLVSGREIGTKLRDKAFLFSTVFFLLLTVGSTVLPAMLAGGPDSVAVVGSGAAEVLDRAGLDVRTVADEQAARDLVLSEDVDAAVVAGPNGVRVLALDEAPTDVVGALSTAPPVELLDPAAVDPVVGVLVPLIFGMVFFFTSITFGIQIAQSVTEEKQTRIVEILVATVPVRALLAGKVIAASALAIGQIILIAAVALIGMTATDSGAIMDQVAPAIGWFIPFFVVGFVLLAAIWAVTGALVSRQEDIGSVSMPVQMLVLIPFFAVIFGNDNSTLMTVLSYVPFSAPTAMPVRLFLGEAAGWEPVVALLILLASAVAVLLLAARLYEGSLLRTNGRTTLAAAWRNRGN; encoded by the coding sequence ATGACGCTCACCAGTCAGACCCAGCCGACCGACACCCCCACCTCCGCACCCGCCCCGACCCGGCCCGCCACCTCGTTCTGGCAGGCGGTCGGCCTGGTCAGCGGGCGCGAGATCGGGACCAAGCTGCGGGACAAGGCGTTCCTGTTCAGCACGGTCTTCTTCCTGCTGCTCACGGTCGGCTCGACCGTACTGCCGGCCATGCTTGCCGGTGGTCCGGACAGCGTCGCCGTGGTCGGCTCCGGGGCCGCCGAGGTGCTCGACCGGGCCGGGCTGGACGTACGGACCGTCGCCGACGAGCAGGCGGCCCGGGACCTGGTCCTCTCCGAGGACGTGGACGCCGCCGTGGTCGCCGGCCCGAACGGCGTACGGGTGCTGGCCCTCGACGAGGCGCCGACCGACGTGGTGGGCGCGTTGAGCACCGCTCCCCCGGTGGAACTGCTCGACCCGGCCGCGGTGGACCCGGTGGTGGGGGTCCTGGTGCCGCTGATCTTCGGCATGGTCTTCTTCTTCACCTCGATCACCTTCGGGATCCAGATCGCGCAGAGCGTCACCGAGGAGAAGCAGACCCGGATCGTGGAGATCCTGGTCGCCACCGTGCCCGTACGCGCACTGCTGGCCGGCAAGGTGATCGCCGCCAGCGCGCTCGCGATCGGGCAGATCATCCTGATCGCGGCGGTGGCGCTGATCGGCATGACGGCCACCGACAGCGGCGCGATCATGGACCAGGTCGCCCCGGCGATCGGCTGGTTCATCCCGTTCTTCGTGGTGGGATTCGTCCTGCTGGCGGCGATCTGGGCGGTCACCGGCGCGCTGGTCAGCCGGCAGGAGGACATCGGTTCGGTGTCCATGCCGGTGCAGATGCTGGTGCTGATCCCGTTCTTCGCGGTGATCTTCGGCAACGACAACAGCACCCTGATGACCGTGCTGTCGTACGTGCCGTTCTCCGCGCCGACCGCCATGCCGGTACGACTGTTCCTCGGTGAGGCCGCCGGTTGGGAGCCGGTGGTGGCGCTGCTGATCCTGCTCGCCTCGGCGGTGGCCGTACTGCTGCTCGCCGCGCGCCTGTACGAGGGCTCGCTCCTGCGTACGAACGGACGAACCACCCTCGCCGCCGCCTGGCGCAACCGCGGCAACTGA
- a CDS encoding dynamin family protein: MEEIFRVRQDVLTHFARIIEMVAPELPDALGRKARTAWERLDSGQYRVVVCGGFRSGKSTLLNTLVDRPGLFPVSPDVVTTSTVVSLSWADEEQVVAHFDRRPGDPGPLWQPLELIPLDRLAEFGTEPTGPVHRRDVRQVEVGLPLPRLESGLVLVDTPGIGTTHTEVVRAELAEADVLVFVASAVEPPGTEELSFLADSVAFCPEVITVVTFLDLVADPEPVIRELTGRIAGTIGIPPEELVVVPGLSDQLADFCCRVQVLAALDTWEELVDALRRPEAERLTALVDDAPTGLRNELADLRAEVESRKKQQSRQLASLPLDLERAARPVRRRLAEDFDKLTVDFRTDSYGEQGQRDPDGVAGWVAAKTADIVAGAERELLVAASTVARQYGLDAYTEGGFTEPAAGTDPEIEQRPVEHPPEAGRPARVRAGRGGVTAYGSTGAFLGVIAGTIVLPGVGTMVGAAVGGLAGQVSGWFAGRREGERRHELRRRREVGAQLRELGLSKIESARRAAERDLDNQQRDLSASLGETLEASHRTELGILADRAADLNDALLESERRRDAALVDLETMLEHYTRLLEECDALRDRLEAVGPPKIGRTG, from the coding sequence GTGGAGGAAATATTCCGGGTACGGCAGGACGTGCTGACGCATTTCGCCCGGATCATCGAGATGGTCGCGCCCGAACTGCCCGACGCCCTGGGCCGGAAGGCCCGTACGGCCTGGGAGCGGCTCGACTCGGGGCAGTACCGGGTGGTGGTCTGCGGCGGGTTCCGGTCCGGCAAGTCGACCCTGCTGAACACCCTGGTCGACCGGCCGGGACTGTTCCCGGTGTCGCCGGACGTCGTCACCACGTCCACAGTAGTCAGTCTCTCCTGGGCCGACGAGGAGCAGGTCGTCGCCCACTTCGACCGGCGCCCCGGCGATCCAGGCCCGCTGTGGCAACCGCTGGAGCTCATCCCGCTCGACCGGCTCGCCGAGTTCGGCACCGAGCCGACCGGCCCGGTCCACCGGCGGGACGTACGCCAGGTGGAGGTCGGGTTGCCCCTGCCCCGGCTGGAATCGGGGCTGGTACTGGTCGACACCCCGGGCATCGGCACCACGCACACCGAGGTCGTACGGGCCGAGCTGGCCGAGGCCGACGTCCTCGTCTTCGTCGCGTCGGCGGTCGAACCACCCGGTACGGAGGAGCTGTCCTTCCTGGCCGACTCGGTGGCCTTCTGCCCCGAGGTGATCACGGTAGTCACCTTCCTCGACCTGGTGGCCGACCCCGAACCGGTGATCCGCGAGCTGACCGGGAGGATCGCCGGCACGATCGGAATCCCGCCGGAGGAGCTGGTTGTCGTCCCCGGCCTGTCGGACCAGCTCGCCGACTTCTGTTGCCGGGTCCAGGTCCTGGCCGCGCTCGACACCTGGGAGGAACTGGTCGACGCGCTGCGCCGGCCGGAGGCCGAACGGCTGACCGCCCTGGTCGACGACGCGCCAACCGGACTCCGGAACGAACTGGCCGACCTGCGTGCCGAGGTCGAGTCGCGGAAGAAACAGCAGAGCCGGCAACTGGCGAGCCTGCCGCTGGACCTGGAACGGGCGGCCCGACCGGTCCGGCGACGCCTCGCCGAGGACTTCGACAAGCTGACCGTTGACTTCCGCACCGACAGCTACGGCGAGCAGGGACAGCGGGACCCGGACGGTGTCGCCGGATGGGTTGCCGCGAAGACTGCCGACATCGTCGCGGGGGCCGAACGGGAGTTGCTGGTCGCCGCGAGCACCGTCGCCCGGCAGTACGGTCTGGACGCGTACACCGAGGGCGGTTTCACCGAGCCGGCCGCCGGCACCGACCCGGAGATCGAACAGCGGCCGGTCGAGCACCCACCGGAGGCGGGACGGCCGGCGCGGGTTCGCGCGGGGCGGGGCGGGGTCACCGCGTACGGAAGCACGGGTGCGTTCCTGGGGGTCATCGCCGGAACGATCGTGCTACCCGGCGTCGGGACGATGGTCGGGGCGGCCGTCGGCGGTCTGGCGGGGCAGGTCTCCGGTTGGTTCGCGGGTCGGCGGGAGGGAGAGCGTCGGCACGAGCTGCGACGTCGGCGGGAGGTCGGCGCCCAGTTGCGGGAACTCGGCCTGTCGAAGATCGAATCCGCGCGACGGGCGGCCGAACGCGACCTGGACAACCAGCAGCGCGACCTGTCCGCCAGCCTGGGCGAGACGCTGGAGGCCAGCCACCGCACCGAGCTGGGGATCCTCGCCGACCGGGCGGCCGACCTGAACGACGCCCTGCTCGAATCCGAGCGGCGGCGTGATGCGGCCCTGGTCGACCTGGAGACCATGCTGGAGCACTACACCCGGTTGCTCGAGGAGTGCGACGCGCTCCGCGACCGGTTGGAGGCCGTCGGCCCCCCGAAGATCGGGCGTACGGGCTGA
- a CDS encoding Crp/Fnr family transcriptional regulator, whose amino-acid sequence MAAVDGSSRFGNVRWARGTLLHDLQPADRSALLTLGTQRSFGVGEALMIEDDRGTDAFVLLEGCVKVVGSAVDGRSILLSIRIGGDLVGELGALHNTPRSASVFTATAVVARAISQRTLARFMAEHPVAARAIHGAVADKFRRATRHRIDINGASVRNRLALVLHYLAETYGRPHSDGIRIEVPLSQPELASLIGVSEPSLQRAVRELRDQDVIKSEYRRQIVRDPEALRKLATQGGGPPDNEKG is encoded by the coding sequence ATGGCGGCTGTAGACGGCTCGTCGCGATTTGGAAATGTCCGGTGGGCGCGTGGGACGTTGTTGCACGATCTCCAGCCGGCCGACCGGTCCGCGCTACTCACACTCGGCACCCAACGATCATTCGGCGTCGGTGAGGCACTGATGATCGAGGATGACCGGGGAACCGATGCGTTTGTCCTCTTGGAGGGCTGCGTGAAGGTGGTGGGAAGCGCGGTCGACGGCCGGAGCATCCTGCTGTCGATCCGGATCGGCGGTGATCTCGTCGGCGAGCTGGGTGCGCTGCACAACACGCCCCGGTCGGCCTCGGTGTTCACCGCGACCGCCGTCGTCGCGCGAGCCATCTCGCAACGGACCCTGGCCCGTTTCATGGCCGAGCACCCGGTCGCGGCCCGCGCGATCCACGGCGCCGTGGCCGACAAGTTCCGGAGGGCGACCCGGCACCGGATCGACATCAACGGCGCCTCCGTCCGTAACCGGCTCGCTCTGGTGCTGCACTACCTGGCCGAGACCTACGGCCGACCGCACTCCGACGGAATCCGGATCGAGGTGCCGCTGAGCCAACCCGAGCTGGCCAGCCTGATCGGCGTCTCCGAGCCGAGCCTGCAGAGAGCGGTACGCGAACTGCGCGACCAGGACGTCATCAAGTCCGAGTACCGGCGACAGATCGTGCGCGACCCGGAGGCGCTGCGGAAGTTGGCGACCCAGGGAGGAGGGCCGCCGGACAACGAGAAGGGGTAG